In Physeter macrocephalus isolate SW-GA chromosome 2, ASM283717v5, whole genome shotgun sequence, a single window of DNA contains:
- the LOC114487357 gene encoding translation initiation factor IF-2-like: MIEKLPLLSRLLYSEIHGLVPMVSIWNLVITHVQSNPSSSLKGSEREEPGYSRLAAFLRGRHRRRASTGDRAPDPCSPARDGAAGARHRAWAAQPQPPPGALGVAPRSAPTRAGRADRTRRSPSFLSRAGAGELAGWREEVPGAAHIRAPGASVWPPRSDVDPPAPDLNRPRSLACPPPRKSPLPPAWRTETHPLPPPSRSEPPPPAASRPRSPPGPGAAGPGKPASLGRQAGAGCGDPRCRQSRRSCPRRDRSRYRATRPRDEAVALPRLGGRTRSRPTAARAQDIGGSGDTEGLPALSTRSTFPSLGRSAPLSHSVRRLILTADVGGEGLGLYLDGDATETSHLLNWRFPPLGGLVCVFVNFLSLQFPAVRVLADAKVLET; the protein is encoded by the exons ATGATTGAGAAACTGCCTTTACTCTCCCGACTACTGTACTCAGAAATCCATGGGCTGGTGCCCATGGTGTCTATCTGGAACTTGGTTATCACACACGTTCAGAGCAACCCGTCCTCCAGCCTGAAAGGCAGCGAAAGGGAGGAGCCGGGATACTCCCGGTTAGCCGCGTTTCTAAG gggccgccaccgccgccgcgcCTCCACCGGCGACCGCGCCCCCGATCCCTGTTCCCCGGCCCGGGACGGAGCGGCCGGCGCTCGGCACAGAG CCTGGGCCGCCCAGCCCCAGCCGCCTCCCGGGGCGCTGGGTGTGGCCCCCCGCTCGGCGCCGACGCGGGCTGGCCGCGCGGACCGGACGCGGAGGTCGCCGTCCTTCCTTTCTCGGGCCGGCGCGGGCGAGCTAGCCGGCTGGCGGGAGGAGGTGCCGGGTGCGGCGCACATTCGCGCGCCCGGGGCGAGCGTGTGGCCGCCGCGCTCCGACGTGGACCCGCCCGCCCCGGATCTGAATCGGCCGCGGTCCCTCGCCTGCCCTCCCCCGCGCAAGAGTCCCCTTCCACCCGCCTGGCGGACGGAGACCCACCCCCTCCCGCCGCCCTCCCGCTCGGAGCCGCCTCCGCCGGCAGCGTCTCGCCCTCGATCGCCGCCCGGCCCGGGGGCCGCGGGTCCGGGGAAACCCGCGTCCCTTGGGCGCCAGGCGGGAGCAGGATGCGGCGACCCCCGGTGCCGGCAAAGTCGCCGCAGTTGCCCGCGGCGTGACAGGAGTAGATACCGAGCGACCCGGCCGCGGGACGAAGCGGTCGCGCTGCCGCGTTTGGGGGGGCGGACCCGGAGTCGGCCGACAGCGGCCCGAGCCCAAGACATTGGTGGCTCCGGAGATACGGAGGGTCTTCCCGCTCTCTCCACACGCTCGACTTTTCCGAGTCTTGGAAGATCGGCCCCGCTCTCCCACTCTGTTCGGCGGTTAATACTTACTGCAGACGTAGGAGGTGAAGGGCTGGGACTTTACCTGGACGGGGATGCGACTGAAACCTCCCATCTTCTCAACTGGAGGTTTCCACCTCTTGGGggtttggtgtgtgtgtttgtgaactTCCTGAGCCTTCAATTCCCAGCAGTCCGGGTTTTAGCAGATGCCAAGGTTTTGGAGACCTGA